One genomic segment of Fervidobacterium pennivorans includes these proteins:
- a CDS encoding ABC transporter ATP-binding protein, whose product MFREFLKKRWHFYIFGIISLIVIDMLQLFVPKAIAKAINALQTIKDVSEVRFFVLDILALALGMLFGRFWWRYFIMGSARYFDYYAKKNLFDKILSLDMHFFDKHRSGDIMAYFTNDVSTVERMLGIGVVQLTDALFMSSMTIFFMATSTNWRLTLTALIPLPGIILVSLLFGRLIFRRSRYAQDVYMELSGYTEETMDGIKIIKSFSILPKIEELFDKKAKEHFKATMSLIRVWGIMWPLVHFIGTLAFFLALSVGGPMVIKGTVTLGDYVAFNSYIGMLIWPLTAYGMVMNVIQQGRASLQRLKEISNAQPIVVEPEKPVKIHQIDDISVKDLWFKYPGTERYVLKGVDFEVKRGQFVGIVGTVGSGKSTLVKIISKLYPVDRGKVFINGIDINDIHSYDIRELISYVPQESFLFSDSVAKNVAFAMEQFDLEEVKEYIKLSAVEEDVEKFPDKYDTIVGQRGVMLSGGQRQRLTIARALMKKADVYIFDDCLSAVDPETEEEIIQTLRSKMKGSTMIIITHRLKVLQSADVIYVLDQGMVLEKGTHYELLKNDGLYARMYKKQLVIDE is encoded by the coding sequence ATGTTCAGAGAATTTCTGAAAAAAAGGTGGCATTTTTACATTTTTGGCATCATATCGCTTATCGTAATAGATATGCTCCAACTTTTTGTCCCAAAAGCTATAGCGAAAGCCATTAACGCGCTTCAGACAATAAAAGATGTTTCTGAAGTGCGATTTTTTGTCCTTGATATACTTGCACTTGCGTTAGGTATGCTATTTGGTAGATTTTGGTGGCGTTATTTTATAATGGGAAGTGCTCGTTATTTTGACTATTATGCAAAGAAGAACCTTTTTGATAAGATTCTGAGTTTGGATATGCATTTTTTTGATAAACACCGTTCGGGAGATATAATGGCATATTTTACAAACGATGTGAGCACAGTAGAAAGGATGCTTGGAATAGGAGTTGTCCAATTAACAGATGCTCTCTTTATGAGCTCAATGACGATATTCTTCATGGCAACATCTACGAATTGGAGATTAACACTGACTGCGTTAATTCCACTGCCGGGAATAATCTTGGTCTCACTGCTTTTCGGAAGGCTTATCTTTAGAAGGTCGAGGTACGCACAGGATGTTTACATGGAACTAAGTGGGTATACGGAAGAGACTATGGATGGCATAAAGATAATAAAGAGCTTTTCTATTTTACCAAAGATAGAAGAACTTTTCGATAAAAAAGCAAAAGAACATTTCAAAGCAACGATGTCTTTGATACGCGTATGGGGTATTATGTGGCCCCTGGTTCATTTCATAGGAACGCTTGCATTTTTCTTGGCACTTAGTGTCGGTGGACCGATGGTTATAAAAGGCACGGTTACACTTGGTGACTACGTTGCTTTCAACAGTTACATAGGGATGTTAATTTGGCCCCTTACTGCTTACGGTATGGTTATGAATGTTATTCAACAAGGACGAGCCTCTCTGCAAAGGCTAAAAGAGATAAGCAACGCGCAACCAATAGTGGTAGAACCAGAAAAGCCTGTCAAAATACATCAAATAGATGATATATCTGTTAAAGACCTCTGGTTCAAATACCCTGGAACGGAGAGATATGTATTAAAAGGCGTTGATTTTGAGGTGAAACGTGGTCAGTTCGTTGGTATTGTCGGAACTGTAGGGAGTGGGAAATCAACTTTGGTAAAAATCATCAGCAAACTTTACCCTGTCGACAGAGGAAAGGTCTTTATCAACGGGATAGATATCAACGATATTCATTCATACGATATCCGCGAACTTATTTCTTATGTCCCACAGGAGAGTTTTCTTTTCTCTGACTCTGTGGCGAAGAATGTTGCATTTGCTATGGAGCAATTTGACTTGGAAGAGGTGAAAGAATACATCAAATTATCAGCAGTTGAAGAAGATGTTGAAAAATTCCCCGACAAATACGATACAATCGTTGGACAACGCGGTGTGATGCTTTCTGGTGGTCAGAGACAGAGGTTGACAATAGCAAGAGCATTGATGAAAAAGGCAGATGTCTACATATTTGACGATTGTTTGTCTGCAGTTGACCCGGAAACCGAAGAAGAAATTATTCAAACTCTAAGAAGCAAGATGAAAGGTTCGACGATGATAATAATAACTCACAGACTTAAGGTACTCCAAAGCGCTGACGTTATTTACGTTCTTGACCAGGGCATGGTATTAGAAAAAGGGACCCATTACGAGCTTTTGAAAAACGATGGATTGTATGCGAGGATGTATAAAAAGCAGTTGGTTATAGATGAGTAA
- a CDS encoding Glu/Leu/Phe/Val family dehydrogenase, producing the protein MKLSTMGNLKPFGPLYENAQKQFLKAADLMELDPNIGNFLLWPQRILEVHFPVVMDDGRVEIFEGYRVQHNTARGPAKGGIRYHPDTNLDEVASLAFWMTWKCAVMNLPYGGGKGGVRVDVTKLSEKELERLSRRFFSEIQMMVGPQKDIPAPDVNTNAKIMAWYMDTYSMNVGYTALGVVTGKPLDLGGSEGRPEATGRGVSIVANEACKALGKDISKATVAVQGFGNVGSFSAKILSEEFGAKVVAVSDVSGGLYNENGLDIDDLIAYRDANKGLIKGYPKAKPITNEELLELDVDILVPAALENAITEKNADNIKAKIIVEGANGPTTPEAEEILIKKGVLIVPDILANAGGVTVSYFEWVQDLQTFFWDIDDIRKKLTKMMVNAFAEVYKTKEKYNTDMRTAAYIVAISRVANAVKERGYYPM; encoded by the coding sequence ATGAAACTGAGCACGATGGGAAACCTTAAACCGTTTGGACCACTCTATGAAAATGCACAAAAACAGTTCTTAAAAGCGGCAGACCTCATGGAACTTGACCCAAACATCGGTAACTTCCTGCTTTGGCCACAGAGGATTTTGGAAGTTCACTTCCCAGTGGTAATGGACGATGGAAGAGTAGAAATATTCGAAGGTTACAGGGTCCAGCACAACACAGCCAGAGGACCAGCAAAAGGTGGTATCAGGTATCACCCTGACACGAACCTCGACGAAGTTGCATCTCTTGCTTTCTGGATGACCTGGAAATGTGCTGTTATGAACCTCCCATATGGTGGCGGAAAAGGTGGCGTTAGGGTAGATGTTACAAAATTATCAGAAAAGGAACTCGAAAGACTCAGCAGAAGGTTCTTCTCAGAAATTCAAATGATGGTTGGACCACAGAAGGACATTCCAGCACCAGATGTAAACACAAATGCAAAGATAATGGCATGGTATATGGACACCTACAGTATGAACGTTGGTTACACAGCACTCGGTGTTGTGACTGGAAAACCACTTGACCTCGGTGGTTCAGAGGGTAGACCGGAAGCAACAGGTCGTGGTGTATCTATCGTTGCAAACGAAGCATGTAAAGCCCTTGGCAAAGACATATCCAAAGCAACAGTAGCAGTTCAAGGATTTGGTAACGTTGGTTCATTCAGTGCAAAGATTCTTAGTGAAGAATTTGGTGCAAAGGTTGTTGCTGTCAGTGACGTTAGTGGTGGACTTTACAACGAAAACGGTCTTGATATCGATGACCTCATTGCTTACCGTGATGCAAACAAAGGACTTATCAAAGGATATCCAAAAGCTAAACCAATTACAAACGAAGAACTCCTCGAGCTCGATGTTGATATCCTTGTTCCCGCAGCACTTGAAAATGCAATCACAGAAAAGAACGCAGACAACATCAAAGCAAAAATCATTGTCGAAGGTGCAAACGGTCCAACAACCCCAGAGGCAGAGGAAATACTCATAAAGAAAGGCGTGCTTATAGTTCCTGATATCCTTGCAAACGCTGGTGGTGTTACGGTCTCCTACTTCGAATGGGTCCAAGACTTGCAAACATTCTTCTGGGACATTGACGATATCAGAAAGAAACTCACAAAGATGATGGTCAACGCATTCGCAGAAGTTTACAAGACAAAGGAAAAATATAATACGGACATGAGAACTGCAGCATATATCGTTGCAATTAGCAGAGTTGCTAACGCTGTCAAAGAAAGAGGATACTACCCAATGTAA
- the rnc gene encoding ribonuclease III: MLLYNALCHSSYAYEVNQLGRDVKNNERLEFLGDAVVELVVCDILYNKYPDATEGEMAKTKGAVASEEVLTEIASQYELGKYIFLGKGEEKTGGRTRSSIIADTFEAVCAAIYLDGGLTKVMEVFGEKFEKAIEVFLTGQRIFDYKTALQEITQEKYRELPEYRTVKQDENGRFVVELYLQGQKVSTGTGASKKDAEKDAAKKAYEILTATGESSSNSN; the protein is encoded by the coding sequence ATGCTCTTGTACAATGCCCTCTGTCACTCCAGCTACGCGTACGAAGTAAATCAACTTGGGAGGGATGTGAAAAACAACGAAAGGTTGGAGTTTTTGGGTGATGCGGTGGTTGAACTTGTGGTCTGTGATATACTATATAACAAATATCCGGACGCAACAGAAGGTGAAATGGCAAAAACAAAAGGAGCCGTTGCCAGCGAAGAAGTTCTTACCGAGATTGCGAGCCAGTATGAACTCGGTAAGTACATCTTCCTTGGCAAAGGCGAAGAAAAGACTGGTGGAAGAACACGAAGTAGTATAATAGCAGACACGTTCGAAGCGGTTTGTGCAGCAATTTACCTTGACGGTGGATTAACAAAAGTGATGGAAGTGTTTGGGGAAAAGTTCGAAAAAGCCATAGAAGTTTTCCTAACCGGTCAACGCATCTTTGATTACAAAACGGCTTTGCAAGAGATAACCCAAGAAAAGTATAGAGAATTGCCCGAGTATAGAACGGTTAAACAAGATGAAAATGGAAGGTTTGTTGTTGAACTGTATCTCCAAGGTCAAAAAGTTTCAACTGGTACTGGAGCATCGAAAAAAGATGCGGAAAAAGATGCAGCAAAAAAAGCCTACGAAATATTGACAGCTACTGGTGAAAGTTCTTCTAATTCCAATTAG
- the xerA gene encoding site-specific tyrosine recombinase/integron integrase: MLKTFEDYLTHVRRSSENTVKAYMKDIKRFFEYLGKSPKQIERADVERFIKALSKGEITGELVTESTVSRYISSLRTFFDYLELIGVVEENPMERVRHPRLRKKIPSFLTLEEVKALLSVYDEEKKLKYKAILSLLYFCGLRVSELCNLRVEDVSFYPPYVKVVMGKGNKDRLVPISENIVPLLEKYVEKYKPKIYFFENKGQPLHPSTVFRIVKRAAQKAGITKHIHPHTLRHTFATHLVMNNVNVKIVQELLGHANLSTTSIYLHVADKEKFDAVKKLVI, translated from the coding sequence TTGCTGAAAACTTTCGAAGACTATCTGACACATGTAAGAAGAAGTTCCGAGAATACAGTTAAAGCATATATGAAAGACATAAAAAGGTTTTTTGAGTACTTGGGAAAGTCTCCCAAGCAAATAGAACGAGCTGATGTTGAACGTTTCATAAAAGCACTCTCCAAAGGCGAAATCACTGGAGAGCTAGTTACTGAATCGACCGTCTCAAGGTATATCTCGTCTCTTAGGACTTTTTTCGATTACCTCGAACTCATCGGTGTTGTTGAGGAAAATCCCATGGAAAGAGTCCGTCATCCACGGCTGAGGAAAAAAATACCAAGCTTTTTGACACTTGAGGAAGTCAAGGCACTTCTTTCCGTTTACGATGAGGAAAAAAAGCTAAAATATAAAGCCATACTTTCACTTTTATATTTCTGCGGGCTAAGGGTAAGTGAACTTTGCAACTTACGTGTTGAGGATGTTTCATTCTACCCACCGTATGTCAAAGTTGTAATGGGTAAGGGAAACAAAGATAGACTCGTTCCAATAAGTGAAAACATCGTTCCGCTTCTTGAAAAATACGTGGAGAAATACAAACCAAAGATTTATTTTTTTGAAAACAAAGGTCAACCACTGCATCCATCAACAGTTTTCAGAATCGTCAAACGAGCTGCACAAAAAGCAGGGATAACAAAACACATACATCCACACACACTGAGACATACATTTGCTACACATTTGGTCATGAATAATGTTAACGTGAAAATCGTTCAGGAATTACTTGGGCATGCAAATCTAAGTACTACTAGTATTTATCTACATGTTGCGGACAAAGAGAAATTCGATGCAGTTAAAAAGTTGGTTATATGA
- a CDS encoding S8 family serine peptidase gives MKKFQRFKAFIILKQLSTSFASLIFSFLFFSSLFLVLLSLSLTSCLHKETHAKENLPSESPISFEENGNEYYADRILIGYSDEEKINSILNLLNGKLVVHIPEIKVISVKVENVDKTLQLLGNELIRGKYGIRYAEYVYVRKLVPFEINTRPDNYETKKLVATLSEYTNYSGESLDLYLWGLRAIKIKDTWSDGHRGEGVIVAVLDTGVDGTHPDLQGQVVEGYRPSTDEVLAEGTDSSFGGSHGTHVAGTIVAKSDGKGIVGVAPGAKVMPVVLFDNGGWYVGDDYAAKGIIWAVNHGAKILNNSWGGAGYSQTLKDAFDYALERGVVVVAAAGNSKAIQSYQYPANYPGVIQVGAVEFNGGDYTVADFSSGSPMISVCAPGVSIISTMPQEGSRGYDRRSFALAENNGYYGYMTGTSMATPHVSGLVALLLQKYPNAKPWQIRKILEESAVDIGEKGYDEKAGYGLVNASAVNQNLPVDGGLDYRLTVTDAYGKWNVPSVSVSLVGVASNGRNIRYFAKTNAEGIAKFISIDAGDYDVIVSGPDSKENSEGLMRIAHRKAEERTLTFHQTLNESKSDIVRFSSQASLEIDIPEVGVNPQIVFLDVTKLPTETGYEITKDLTSNTVDFSELSGRYLIKLRLSQKAYESISVSGTLTINGTHIPIGGKILEDATETYIYDSNGPYAWWTLFGKSD, from the coding sequence ATGAAAAAGTTTCAAAGGTTTAAAGCGTTCATTATTCTAAAGCAATTAAGCACGTCTTTTGCGAGCTTAATTTTTTCTTTCTTGTTCTTTTCTTCGCTTTTTCTTGTTCTACTATCACTTTCTTTAACTTCTTGCCTGCACAAAGAAACTCATGCCAAGGAAAATCTGCCTTCGGAATCTCCAATTTCTTTTGAAGAAAACGGTAACGAATATTACGCTGACCGTATTCTCATTGGTTATTCTGATGAGGAGAAAATCAATAGTATTTTGAATTTACTTAACGGAAAGCTGGTTGTTCATATTCCGGAGATTAAAGTAATCTCTGTAAAGGTTGAAAACGTGGATAAAACACTCCAACTTTTGGGAAACGAACTGATAAGAGGAAAATATGGAATAAGATATGCGGAATATGTTTATGTTAGGAAGCTGGTTCCATTTGAGATAAATACTCGACCAGATAACTATGAAACGAAAAAGTTAGTTGCCACTCTCTCTGAATACACCAACTACTCAGGAGAGTCTCTTGACCTGTATCTGTGGGGGCTCAGGGCTATTAAGATTAAAGATACATGGAGCGATGGACACAGAGGCGAAGGGGTTATTGTCGCCGTTCTCGATACCGGTGTTGATGGAACCCATCCGGATTTGCAAGGGCAAGTTGTAGAAGGCTACCGACCATCTACGGATGAAGTTCTTGCAGAGGGCACTGACTCATCCTTTGGGGGTTCACATGGAACGCACGTGGCAGGTACGATTGTTGCAAAGTCTGATGGAAAGGGAATTGTAGGCGTAGCACCAGGTGCAAAAGTGATGCCTGTGGTTTTGTTCGATAACGGAGGTTGGTATGTAGGAGACGATTACGCAGCAAAAGGGATAATTTGGGCAGTTAATCATGGAGCAAAGATATTGAACAATTCGTGGGGCGGGGCTGGGTATTCACAGACACTTAAAGATGCATTTGACTATGCACTCGAAAGAGGGGTGGTTGTAGTCGCAGCGGCCGGTAATTCAAAAGCTATACAATCTTACCAATATCCGGCGAATTATCCTGGTGTTATACAAGTGGGTGCTGTGGAGTTCAACGGTGGAGACTATACTGTTGCAGACTTTTCCAGCGGTAGCCCAATGATAAGTGTGTGTGCACCTGGAGTGTCGATTATTTCAACAATGCCTCAGGAAGGTTCACGAGGATACGACAGAAGGAGCTTTGCTTTGGCGGAAAACAACGGCTATTATGGTTACATGACCGGCACATCCATGGCAACACCACACGTTTCTGGATTGGTGGCATTATTGCTGCAGAAATATCCAAACGCAAAGCCTTGGCAAATAAGAAAGATACTTGAAGAAAGTGCTGTTGACATAGGTGAAAAGGGCTACGATGAAAAAGCTGGTTACGGTTTGGTAAATGCCAGCGCAGTCAATCAGAATTTACCAGTAGACGGAGGGTTAGATTATCGCTTAACTGTTACAGATGCGTATGGAAAGTGGAATGTGCCTTCTGTGAGTGTTTCACTTGTAGGAGTTGCAAGCAACGGGCGAAATATTCGGTATTTTGCCAAAACGAATGCAGAAGGTATTGCGAAATTTATAAGTATAGATGCAGGTGATTACGATGTAATAGTCAGTGGGCCGGATTCGAAAGAAAATTCTGAAGGACTGATGCGCATAGCTCACAGAAAGGCAGAGGAACGGACGTTGACTTTTCATCAGACTTTAAACGAAAGTAAGTCCGATATCGTAAGGTTTTCCTCTCAGGCTTCCCTGGAAATAGATATACCAGAAGTTGGCGTGAATCCACAGATCGTTTTTCTTGATGTGACAAAGCTACCAACGGAAACTGGATACGAGATAACAAAGGATTTGACAAGCAATACCGTTGATTTCTCAGAGCTGAGTGGACGTTACCTAATTAAACTGAGACTGTCACAAAAAGCCTACGAAAGCATTTCTGTTTCTGGAACTCTAACAATCAACGGAACACATATACCGATTGGTGGGAAGATTCTGGAAGATGCGACAGAAACTTACATTTACGATAGCAATGGTCCGTATGCATGGTGGACACTTTTTGGTAAGTCGGATTAA
- a CDS encoding formate--tetrahydrofolate ligase — translation MLSDIEIAKSAKLKDIRQIAFSLGIPEERLKLYGNYIAKVDHKYLKELEQQGKKKGKLILVTAITPTPAGEGKTTTSIGLSMALNKIGKKSIVTLREPSLGPVFGVKGGAAGGGYSQVLPMEDINLHFTGDIHAVTTAHNLISAMIDAHINHGNELGIDIRKVYWKRAMDMNDRALRQIVVGLGGSANGYPREDGFLITAASEIMATLCLASDIADLKRRIGEIVIAQSEKKGLIRVKDLGVQGAVAALLKDAINPNLVQTIENTPAFVHGGPFANIAHGTNTLIATKLALLLSDYVVTEAGFAADLGAQKFLDFVAPTGGLFVDAVVLVASIRALKYHGGIAKEELSKEDVEAVIKGMENLKVHVENLQKYGVPVVVALNKFESDTQAEIDAVMENSPVKCVVNEVYAKGSEGAIELAKAVEEIAENTPSNYKPLVPMDLPVEQKIELIAKEIYRAGKVTYTETAKSKLSMLKKNGFGNYPVIIAKTQNSISDDPKKINAPKGYEFTIRDFQISAGAGFVVALAGEIMLMPGLPKVPAAVNIDINENGEIIGLF, via the coding sequence ATGCTGTCAGATATTGAAATTGCGAAGAGTGCAAAGTTGAAAGATATAAGACAAATAGCTTTTAGTTTGGGTATTCCTGAGGAGAGGTTGAAACTTTACGGAAATTACATTGCTAAGGTTGACCATAAGTATTTAAAAGAACTTGAGCAGCAAGGAAAGAAAAAGGGAAAATTGATACTTGTTACCGCAATCACACCGACTCCAGCTGGAGAGGGAAAGACAACAACGAGTATAGGATTGTCAATGGCACTTAACAAAATTGGCAAAAAATCGATAGTTACGTTGAGAGAACCGTCGTTAGGTCCTGTTTTTGGAGTTAAAGGTGGGGCAGCCGGTGGGGGATACTCGCAGGTCTTACCTATGGAGGACATAAATCTGCATTTTACAGGAGACATACATGCAGTTACAACAGCACACAATTTAATTTCAGCAATGATAGATGCGCATATAAATCACGGTAATGAATTGGGAATAGATATAAGAAAGGTATACTGGAAACGTGCTATGGATATGAACGACAGGGCACTTAGGCAAATTGTGGTGGGGTTAGGCGGAAGTGCGAACGGATATCCAAGAGAAGATGGATTCTTAATCACCGCCGCTTCCGAGATAATGGCAACATTGTGTCTTGCCTCTGACATTGCTGATTTAAAAAGAAGAATCGGAGAGATTGTTATTGCACAAAGTGAAAAGAAAGGGCTTATCAGAGTGAAAGACCTTGGCGTACAAGGTGCAGTAGCTGCTTTACTAAAAGATGCCATTAATCCGAACCTTGTTCAAACTATTGAAAACACACCGGCTTTTGTTCATGGCGGACCTTTTGCTAATATAGCCCATGGAACTAACACGCTTATAGCAACCAAACTTGCACTTCTGCTTTCCGATTACGTTGTGACTGAAGCCGGATTTGCAGCGGACCTCGGTGCTCAAAAATTCTTGGACTTCGTGGCGCCGACTGGAGGTTTATTTGTTGATGCAGTTGTTCTGGTTGCTTCTATTAGAGCACTGAAATACCACGGTGGAATTGCTAAAGAAGAACTTTCTAAAGAAGATGTGGAAGCTGTGATAAAAGGTATGGAGAATTTAAAGGTTCACGTTGAAAATTTGCAAAAATACGGAGTTCCTGTTGTTGTTGCCCTCAACAAATTTGAAAGTGATACTCAAGCAGAGATAGATGCCGTGATGGAAAACAGCCCGGTTAAATGTGTGGTTAATGAAGTATACGCAAAAGGTTCAGAAGGTGCTATCGAACTTGCAAAAGCTGTTGAGGAGATAGCAGAAAATACACCAAGTAATTATAAGCCACTGGTTCCTATGGATTTACCAGTTGAGCAGAAAATAGAGCTGATAGCGAAAGAAATATATCGCGCAGGAAAGGTTACATACACAGAAACAGCAAAGTCAAAATTGAGCATGCTCAAAAAGAATGGGTTTGGAAATTACCCAGTTATAATAGCGAAAACACAAAACAGCATTTCAGATGATCCAAAGAAGATAAACGCACCAAAAGGGTACGAATTTACAATCAGAGACTTCCAAATCAGTGCCGGTGCAGGATTTGTGGTTGCCTTAGCAGGAGAAATTATGCTTATGCCAGGTCTTCCAAAAGTGCCAGCTGCTGTAAATATAGATATAAACGAAAATGGGGAAATTATTGGTCTGTTCTAA
- a CDS encoding sensor domain-containing diguanylate cyclase, with product MLLKVIFAVCFLLIAILFVLFVTNRRKLRGKAKNEKSLNEFISGLGIVLEGEKLGIAIWIDDELVYINSILLEHTDVAGIDIRNKKNLDELFSHPERYLVFYDILTEIKKQREAKASDYSGVWRKEIGQKYFEIKYFKKHLNDKKYAVLTTRDVSNELSNLEVTILAELSEIFNEHFSKESINLYELGEAIKKILANYGLVDIFGIGLLKPTGELYFPYFKYTDEDDRSGFVIKPEEKTLSRYIVDKGLKVHIRNSEKDTSFSDGYNFYYIRRFTTKGFTIYGVPVSFRGLTKGVILFEKQGEDQFSKSTLAIFDKIAHFISLALRFIEILDELNTERTKLFELSIKDYLTGAYSRRFLEQFLEKELSKCRRTNSKTTVVFLDVNEFKKINDTYGHVYGDGVLKTLVETIFKNIRVMDLVARYGGDEFVLVFPETTVENAELVMKRIVESLKEKNISISYGMLEISEFETIDDVYKEVDKRMYEMKKSKTSNT from the coding sequence GTGCTGCTGAAGGTGATTTTCGCTGTTTGTTTCTTACTTATCGCTATCTTGTTTGTTCTTTTTGTGACAAATAGACGAAAACTAAGAGGAAAAGCAAAGAATGAAAAATCACTGAATGAATTTATCAGCGGACTGGGCATAGTTTTAGAAGGTGAAAAACTGGGAATTGCAATCTGGATTGATGATGAGCTGGTGTATATCAATAGTATCTTACTTGAGCATACAGATGTTGCAGGGATTGATATAAGAAATAAAAAAAACTTAGATGAGTTGTTTTCTCACCCGGAGAGGTATTTAGTGTTTTACGATATCCTAACCGAGATTAAAAAACAACGCGAGGCAAAAGCATCAGATTATTCTGGAGTTTGGAGAAAAGAAATTGGTCAGAAATATTTTGAGATTAAATATTTTAAAAAACACCTCAACGATAAGAAATACGCTGTGCTAACAACCAGAGATGTATCTAATGAGTTATCGAACTTAGAAGTAACTATACTAGCCGAGCTCAGCGAGATTTTCAATGAACATTTTTCAAAAGAAAGTATAAACTTGTATGAACTTGGTGAAGCTATCAAGAAAATACTTGCTAACTACGGACTTGTTGATATCTTTGGAATAGGTCTGCTAAAACCGACAGGAGAACTCTACTTTCCGTACTTTAAGTATACAGACGAAGATGATAGAAGTGGTTTTGTTATAAAGCCCGAGGAAAAAACCCTGTCCAGGTATATAGTTGACAAAGGTCTGAAAGTCCATATCAGAAATTCTGAAAAAGACACTTCTTTTAGTGATGGTTACAACTTTTACTATATAAGGCGATTCACAACCAAGGGCTTCACAATTTACGGTGTTCCGGTGTCATTTCGTGGATTAACTAAAGGAGTTATTTTGTTCGAAAAGCAAGGCGAAGACCAATTTTCAAAATCGACACTTGCTATTTTTGACAAGATAGCTCATTTCATATCCCTTGCACTAAGGTTTATCGAAATACTGGATGAATTGAACACAGAAAGGACGAAACTTTTCGAACTATCGATAAAGGACTATCTTACTGGAGCGTATAGCAGGCGGTTTTTAGAACAATTTTTAGAAAAAGAGTTGAGCAAATGTAGGCGAACAAACTCTAAGACAACGGTTGTGTTCCTGGATGTTAACGAATTTAAAAAGATTAACGACACATACGGGCATGTGTATGGAGACGGAGTGTTAAAGACCTTAGTTGAAACAATATTTAAAAACATAAGAGTCATGGATTTAGTTGCCAGATACGGTGGCGATGAATTTGTGCTTGTTTTTCCAGAAACAACAGTTGAGAACGCCGAATTGGTAATGAAAAGAATAGTGGAATCGTTGAAAGAAAAGAATATTTCTATATCGTATGGTATGTTAGAAATCTCAGAATTTGAGACGATAGATGATGTTTACAAAGAAGTCGATAAAAGGATGTACGAGATGAAGAAGAGTAAAACAAGCAATACATAA
- a CDS encoding phosphoadenosine phosphosulfate reductase domain-containing protein, giving the protein MAVKTKEEILNEIKQVASEYGKDFVIAFSGGMDSTAAALLCAEALGKEHVELVHVVYGPYTYSNALKIVSDFAQKYGFKLTFVENLGQEKIWKTGPSCNMCTKTVKMGTVLSYANGRIVVTGSNSSDTWGKTGLRVFNGMYAPLGDLSKDEIREILKSYGVTIRRIGEHSTREGCKLKHLLKPMTNPSYHGQATAIANELVLKYFPEGNEIANVKIVGPLSKNIAVINVKPFRNEVHDLADELRKVEVIDEVVVADKPLILVVVANPSIYRVEESKFWIAEGKLKPEFAVPIKIEWHESKNNKLRTFHVVEVREWTTYENEKEEYWENYKKNLDIISKIQCSCTMPSVTPATRTK; this is encoded by the coding sequence ATGGCTGTAAAAACAAAAGAAGAAATCTTAAATGAAATAAAGCAAGTTGCCAGCGAGTACGGTAAAGATTTTGTTATAGCATTTTCGGGAGGAATGGACAGCACAGCAGCAGCATTACTTTGCGCCGAAGCGTTGGGAAAAGAACACGTTGAACTTGTTCACGTTGTATATGGTCCTTACACATATTCAAATGCTTTAAAGATTGTTTCTGATTTTGCTCAAAAGTACGGCTTTAAACTTACTTTCGTAGAAAATCTTGGACAAGAAAAGATTTGGAAAACGGGTCCATCTTGCAATATGTGCACGAAAACAGTTAAAATGGGGACTGTCTTGAGTTATGCAAATGGTCGTATAGTGGTCACTGGTTCAAACTCGTCAGATACTTGGGGTAAAACCGGGCTAAGGGTATTCAACGGGATGTATGCTCCACTTGGAGATTTAAGCAAAGACGAAATACGGGAAATTCTTAAAAGCTATGGAGTTACCATAAGAAGGATAGGGGAACATTCGACAAGAGAAGGATGTAAATTAAAACATCTATTAAAGCCAATGACTAATCCCTCTTACCACGGGCAAGCAACAGCTATTGCAAACGAGTTGGTTTTGAAATATTTTCCAGAGGGAAACGAGATTGCAAATGTTAAGATAGTTGGTCCTTTGTCAAAGAACATCGCAGTCATAAACGTTAAACCATTCAGGAATGAGGTCCACGACCTTGCTGACGAGTTAAGAAAAGTGGAAGTTATCGATGAAGTAGTTGTTGCCGATAAGCCATTGATTTTAGTAGTGGTCGCAAATCCTTCGATTTACAGAGTCGAAGAATCAAAATTTTGGATAGCCGAAGGTAAACTTAAACCTGAATTTGCAGTGCCTATCAAAATAGAATGGCATGAATCAAAAAACAACAAACTCAGGACTTTTCATGTTGTGGAGGTGCGTGAATGGACGACTTACGAGAACGAGAAAGAAGAATACTGGGAGAATTACAAGAAAAACTTGGATATCATTTCAAAAATCCAATGCTCTTGTACAATGCCCTCTGTCACTCCAGCTACGCGTACGAAGTAA